A genomic region of Bactrocera dorsalis isolate Fly_Bdor chromosome 3, ASM2337382v1, whole genome shotgun sequence contains the following coding sequences:
- the LOC125777480 gene encoding chitinase-like protein Idgf5 isoform X3 produces MLKVTFLLITLLIASIEAAKMVCYYDSASQLREGPAKLTLQDLEPALQFCNYLVYGYAGIDPRTYQLKPLNKNLDITQNHYRDITNLRHNHPQLLILLSVGGDRDLFEESPSSSYLSVLENQAHRNSFINSALAHLKTYDFDGLDLAWQFPENPPKIVEGRFRSGWRKVKGWFFSSKPVDEYAAKHKEQFTTLVRELEDAFKSDALILSLTMLPHVDPNLYIDVPSVIGNVNFVNLGSYDFQTPERDPKVADHSAPIYEMAERDPTHNIDYQVQHWLNNSAPSNKIYIGVPAYELSWTMSCKSGITGYPPVKKTLGRGAAGKQLHKPGLMSWPEICEKLQADKELTGESAPLRKVGDTRQRYGSYAYRSADYYDQNGLWVSYEEPSTAAVKASYVSAKGLGGVALFDLSLDDFRGQCAGEKYPILRSIKFKL; encoded by the exons GTCCAGCAAAATTAACACTGCAAGATTTGGAACCAGCTTTGCAATTTTGTAATTATCTCGTTTACGGTTACGCCGGTATTGATCCAAGGACCTATCAATTAAAGCccttaaacaaaaatttggatatcacacagaatcattacCGTGATATCACCAACTTACGACACAACCATCCGCAACTATTAATACTGCTCTCGGTTGGTGGGGATCGTGACTTGTTTGAGGAATCTCCAAGCAGTTCTTACCTCAGCGTGCTGGAGAATCAGGCACATCGAAACTCGTTTATTAACAGCGCTTTAGCGCACTTGAAAACTTACGATTTTGATGGTTTAGACTTGGCATGGCAGTTTCCTGAAAATCCGCCCAAAATAGTGGAAGGTAGATTTAGAAGCGGTTGGAGAAAAGTCAAGGGATGGTTCTTTTCTTCGAAACCCGTCGATGAATACGCTGCCAAGCACAAAGAACAATTCACCACGTTGGTGCGTGAGTTGGAAGACGCTTTTAAATCTGATGCACTTATCTTGTCATTAACCATGCTACCGCATGTGGATCCGAATC taTATATTGATGTCCCATCGGTTATCGGCAATGTGAATTTCGTCAATCTTGGTAGCTATGACTTCCAAACACCAGAGCGCGATCCTAAAGTTGCTGATCATAGTGCGCCCATATATGAAATGGCCGAACGCGATCCCACCCACAACATTGACTACCAAGTACAGCATTGGCTCAATAATTCAGCACCCAGTAACAAAATCTATATTGGTGTACCAGCTTATGAACTCTCTTGGACTATGTCATGTAAATCTGGTATTACCGGTTACCCGCCGGTTAAGAAAACTCTCGGTAGGGGCGCCGCCGGCAAACAGCTGCACAAACCTGGCTTAATGAGTTGGCccgaaatttgtgaaaaactaCAGGCTGACAAAGAATTGACCGGTGAATCTGCGCCTTTACGCAAAGTTGGCGATACAAGACAACGCTATGGCAGCTATGCTTATCGATCAGCCGACTATTATGACCAGAACGGTCTTTGGGTGAGCTATGAGGAACCCAGCACTGCAGCAGTTAAGGCAAGTTACGTATCCGCCAAAGGTTTGGGTGGCGTTGCTTTGTTCGATTTGTCGCTGGACGATTTTCGTGGTCAATGTGCCGGTGAGAAGTATCCGATACTGAgaagtattaaatttaaattgtaa
- the LOC105222715 gene encoding putative gustatory receptor 58a, translated as MLRARLFRFVLKISYYNSLIVGLLPAPLDGKTLEFRVTRLYLVHSAVIHLFCVLATTYAGYYYFSRDFLTNDPILQWTYSLTHVTKNLFMVVLVKEMWCKREDIKSAYVVYRALETRLKAYTEAASGRINWNVEKRNELHRTTIDQRVENLIIFKFCLAYVLVTMNVYSFLSQHPGTDGRYMPITLISFALHTFVITVSGNFFYIYSQLYRQFSQINSQLKTLFEQLHVQMSRRSVGAEFASHINNLAMLHLTGYRLTQRIFRIGELTLAALLLRLFTTNMRAVYGACLLLSQNQTKNLWLQANELVFTAVFFGDTAMMMGMLDAMLTKCNRTGQLLREHAGLVDTCESNSLRKALDTFASQLSCHKLRYMLCGLFEFNKEATLQFFLMVLVKTSVLVQFDMQNKLRINKN; from the exons atgttacgCGCACGTTTGTTTCGTTTTGTGCTGAAAATTTCTTATTACAATTCGCTCATTGTGGGTTTACTGCCAGCTCCATTGGATGGGAAAACTCTTGAGTTTCGAGTCACACGTCTTTATCTCGTACACAGCGCTGTCATACATCTTTTCTGTGTACTCGCCACAACTTATGCGGGCTACTACTATTTCAGTCGTGACTTCTTGACAAACGATCCAATATTGCAGTGGACCTACAGCCTTACACATGTGACGAAGAATCTCTTCATGGTGGTGCTTGTCAAGGAGATGTGGTGCAAAAGAGAAGACATAAAGTCGGCGTATGTGGTTTATCGTGCGCTGGAAACTCGGCTTAAAGCATACACAGAAGCTGCAAGTGGACGGATTAACTGGAATGTCGAGAAAAGGAATGAGCTACACAGGACAACAATCGATCAACGCGTCGAAAAtctcattattttcaaattctgcCTGGCTTATGTGCTAGTAACAATGAATGTTTATAGTTTCTTGTCTCAACACCCGGGCACTGATGGTCGCTACATGCCGATCACACTTATCTCGTTTGCGTTGCACACTTTTGTTATAACCGTCTCGGGAAATTTCTTCTATATATACAGTCAACTCTACAGACAGTTTTCGCAGATAAATTCACAGTTAAAAACACTCTTCGAACAACTGCATGTTCAAATGTCCCGCAGAAGCGTTGGTGCAGAGTTTGCCAGTCATATCAACAATCTGGCTATGCTACACCTCACTGGTTACCGTCTGACGCAACGCATATTCAGAATCGGCGAGCTGACTTTGGCTGCCTTGCTGCTGCGGCTATTTACAACCAATATGCGTGCGGTATATGGAGCTTGTCTCCTCCTCAGCCAGAATCAGACAAAGAATTTGTGGTTGCAGGCCAACGAACTGGTGTTCACGGCGGTCTTCTTTGGCGATACGGCAATGATGATGGGTATGCTGGATGCGATGCTAACAAAATGCAATCGCACCGGACAGTTGCTGCGAGAACATGCCGGACTCGTTGACACCTGTGAGAGCAATAGCTTGAGAAAAGCG ttGGACACATTTGCCTCACAACTGAGTTGTCACAAACTTCGCTACATGCTATGTGGTCTCTTCGAGTTCAATAAAGAAGCTACGCTGCAATTCTTTTTGATGGTATTGGTGAAGACGTCCGTGCTGGTCCAATTTGATATGCAAAATAagttaagaataaataaaaattaa
- the LOC125777480 gene encoding chitinase-like protein Idgf5 isoform X2: MLKVTFLLITLLIASLEAAKMVCYYDSASQFREGPAKLTLQDLEPALQFCNYLVYGYAGIDPRTYQLKPLNKNLDITQNHYRDITNLRHNHPQLLILLSVGGDRDLFEESPSSSYLSVLENQAHRNSFINSALAHLKTYDFDGLDLAWQFPENPPKIVEGRFRSGWRKVKGWFFSSKPVDEYAAKHKEQFTTLVRELEDAFKSDALILSLTMLPHVDPNLYIDVPSVIGNVNFVNLGSYDFQTPERDPKVADHSAPIYEMAERDPTHNIDYQVQHWLNNSAPSNKIYIGVPAYELSWTMSCKSGITGYPPVKKTLGRGAAGKQLHKPGLMSWPEICEKLQADKELTGESAPLRKVGDTRQRYGSYAYRSADYYDQNGLWVSYEEPSTAAVKASYVSAKGLGGVALFDLSLDDFRGQCAGEKYPILRSIKFKL; this comes from the exons GTCCAGCAAAATTAACACTGCAAGATTTGGAACCAGCTTTGCAATTTTGTAATTATCTCGTTTACGGTTACGCCGGTATTGATCCAAGGACCTATCAATTAAAGCccttaaacaaaaatttggatatcacacagaatcattacCGTGATATCACCAACTTACGACACAACCATCCGCAACTATTAATACTGCTCTCGGTTGGTGGGGATCGTGACTTGTTTGAGGAATCTCCAAGCAGTTCTTACCTCAGCGTGCTGGAGAATCAGGCACATCGAAACTCGTTTATTAACAGCGCTTTAGCGCACTTGAAAACTTACGATTTTGATGGTTTAGACTTGGCATGGCAGTTTCCTGAAAATCCGCCCAAAATAGTGGAAGGTAGATTTAGAAGCGGTTGGAGAAAAGTCAAGGGATGGTTCTTTTCTTCGAAACCCGTCGATGAATACGCTGCCAAGCACAAAGAACAATTCACCACGTTGGTGCGTGAGTTGGAAGACGCTTTTAAATCTGATGCACTTATCTTGTCATTAACCATGCTACCGCATGTGGATCCGAATC taTATATTGATGTCCCATCGGTTATCGGCAATGTGAATTTCGTCAATCTTGGTAGCTATGACTTCCAAACACCAGAGCGCGATCCTAAAGTTGCTGATCATAGTGCGCCCATATATGAAATGGCCGAACGCGATCCCACCCACAACATTGACTACCAAGTACAGCATTGGCTCAATAATTCAGCACCCAGTAACAAAATCTATATTGGTGTACCAGCTTATGAACTCTCTTGGACTATGTCATGTAAATCTGGTATTACCGGTTACCCGCCGGTTAAGAAAACTCTCGGTAGGGGCGCCGCCGGCAAACAGCTGCACAAACCTGGCTTAATGAGTTGGCccgaaatttgtgaaaaactaCAGGCTGACAAAGAATTGACCGGTGAATCTGCGCCTTTACGCAAAGTTGGCGATACAAGACAACGCTATGGCAGCTATGCTTATCGATCAGCCGACTATTATGACCAGAACGGTCTTTGGGTGAGCTATGAGGAACCCAGCACTGCAGCAGTTAAGGCAAGTTACGTATCCGCCAAAGGTTTGGGTGGCGTTGCTTTGTTCGATTTGTCGCTGGACGATTTTCGTGGTCAATGTGCCGGTGAGAAGTATCCGATACTGAgaagtattaaatttaaattgtaa
- the LOC125777285 gene encoding peptidoglycan-recognition protein LF-like, whose protein sequence is MAFKTFLTLFAVLLCANAAFGVNIISRATWGGRSPTSRTTLASGLSYVIVHHTAGNYCSTQTACSQQMRSMQAYHMDSLGWADIGYNFLIGGDGQVYEGRGWSTVGAHATNWNSKSIGISFMGNYNNNVPTAAQIAAAKALIADAVSRGQISSNYILYGHRQVGSTECPGNNLYAEIKKWSNWRANINNMAFKTFLTLFAVLLCANAVFGVNIISRATWRGRSPTRRTSLASGLPYAIIHHTAGNYCSTQTACSQQMRNLQAYHMDSKGWSDIGYNFLIGGDGKVYEGRGWSTEGAHVKGLNNQSIGIAFMGNYNKNVPTAAQIAAAKALLADAVSRGQISSNYILYGHRQVGTTECPGNNLYAEIQKWSNWRTRV, encoded by the exons ATGGCTTTCAAGACTTTCCTCACGCTGTTCGCTGTGCTCCTGTGCGCCAATGCTGCCTTCGGTGTGAATATCATCAGCAGGGCAACATGGGGTGGTCGTTCCCCTACTAGCCGCACTACCTTGGCCAGTGGTTTGTCCTACGTCATTGTACATCATACCGCCGGCAATTACTGCTCCACCCAAACCGCATGCTCTCAACAGATGCGCAGCATGCAAGCCTACCACATGGACTCATTGGGGTGGGCTGATATTGGTTACAACTTTCTGATCGGTGGTGATGGGCAAGTGTATGAGGGTCGTGGTTGGAGTACAGTGGGCGCTCATGCCACAAACTGGAACTCCAAGTCTATTGGCATCTCCTTCATGGGCAACTACAATA ACAATGTTCCAACTGCCGCTCAGATCGCTGCCGCTAAAGCTTTGATTGCCGATGCCGTCTCACGTGGACAAATCTCGTCTAATTACATTCTTTACGGCCATCGTCAAGTCGGTTCCACTGAGTGTCCTGGTAACAACTTGTATGCCGAGATCAAGAAATGGTCCAACTGGCGCGCT AATATCAATAATATGGCTTTCAAGACTTTCCTCACGCTGTTCGCTGTGCTCCTGTGCGCCAATGCTGTCTTCGGTGTGAATATCATCAGCAGGGCAACATGGCGTGGTCGTTCCCCTACTAGGCGCACTTCCTTGGCCAGTGGTTTGCCCTACGCCATTATACATCATACCGCCGGCAATTACTGCTCCACCCAAACCGCATGCTCTCAACAGATGCGCAACTTGCAGGCCTACCACATGGACTCCAAGGGGTGGTCTGATATTGGTTACAACTTCCTGATCGGTGGTGATGGGAAAGTGTATGAGGGTCGTGGTTGGAGTACAGAGGGCGCTCATGTCAAAGGCTTGAACAACCAGTCAATTGGCATCGCCTTCATGGGCAACTACAATA AAAATGTTCCAACAGCCGCTCAGATTGCTGCCGCTAAGGCTTTACTTGCCGATGCCGTCTCACGTGGACAAATCTCGTCAAATTACATTCTTTATGGCCATCGTCAAGTCGGTACCACTGAGTGTCCTGGCAACAACTTGTATGCCGAGATCCAGAAATGGTCCAACTGGCGCACTAGAGTTTAA
- the LOC105222710 gene encoding integral membrane protein GPR180 — MKRQRPPSWLRLSLRPLLWLHVFQALWNYTIAIHLTGTFHTDDFFKVITKFGFQKAEVSIPHGGSFGYIYGNITAATDTFVQPISLVVLDKVAFVDFYSNRSHVDHELACQRMFAHLQPLIYDETCNKQGKRDYVRRVPCPFGQLCVDEDTPSNVIPQRQFTYTISEVTEPRFWYVALTSCYHNRTACKWQAYDHLKSHNELNYDIYVVNTHPNNSAAHPLTFQFSFDQQNLLEMYMIFLLVYMVLLPVQIYAVRLQKHPVTRLFTLSLASEFVSLAFITAHLIKFAINGVGMPNMQTAGDILDIFSRTTFMLILLLLAKGWAVTRQQINRTGWIILMSIWVPYCAFQMFLYVWDKTEVDIISDIDEYQTWPGWIVLILRTSFMTWFLYELRNTMKYEHSTKKLDFLLHLGASSLVWFIYLPIVAIVALQVSPMWRYKLLLGITNSADCLAYCVMTGLLWPNRSGQYLLLAGNKYTGMDELDEFNEAPHIVRERERRRNSPDAIVIANGELTQPHANGGSGIVTSVGTNSLLATNAVNGEACVELLDAEDLDAVLLTDLNKNSHVVA, encoded by the exons ATGAAGCGGCAGCGGCCGCCGTCATGGCTGCGTCTATCACTTCGACCCCTCCTCTGGTTGCATGTATTTCAAGCACTATGGAATTATACTATTGCCATACACCTCACAGGCACTTTTCACACGGACGACTTTTTTAAAGTGatcaccaaatttggtttccAAAAGGCCGAAGTGTCAATACCACATGGTGGCTCATTTGGCTACATATATGGCAATATCACAGCAGCAACAGATACATTTGTGCAGCCCATTTCATTAGTGGTGCTGGACAAGGTGGCATTTGTTGATTTCTATAGCAATCGTAGTCATGTGGACCATGAGTTGGCGTGCCAACGCATGTTTGCGCATTTGCAACCTCTAATCTATGATGAGACATGCAACAAGCAGGGTAAACGTGATTATGTACGTCGTGTACCATGCCCATTTGGTCAGCTATGCGTTGACGAAGATACGCCCAGCAATGTAATACCACAGCGACAATTTACCTACACCATAAGTGAGGTGACGGAGCCGAG atTCTGGTATGTGGCACTCACGTCCTGCTATCATAATCGTACCGCATGTAAATGGCAAGCATACGATCATCTCAAAAGCCACAATGAACTTAACTATGATATTTACGTTGTCAACACGCATCCCAACAACTCCGCCGCGCATCCACTCACATTTCAGTTCTCTTTCGATCAACAAAACTTATTAGAAATGTATATGATATTCTTGCTGGTCTATATGGTGCTGCTACCGGTGCAAATCTACGCGGTGCGCCTGCAAAAACATCCCGTCACACGTCTATTCACGCTGAGCTTGGCCAGCGAGTTTGTCAGTTTAGCTTTCATCACAGCACATCTGATAAAGTTCGCCATAAATGGCGTGGGCATGCCGAATATGCAGACAGCAGGCGATATACTGGATATATTTAGTCGG ACCACATTTATGTTGATTTTGCTACTGCTTGCTAAAGGCTGGGCCGTGACACGTCAGCAAATTAATCGCACTGGTTGGATTATATTGATGAGTATATGGGTGCCCTATTGTGCATTTCAAATGTTCCTTTATGTTTGGGATAAG ACGGAGGTGGATATTATATCGGACATTGATGAATACCAGACATGGCCGGGTTggattgttttgattttacg CACATCATTCATGACTTGGTTCCTCTACGAGCTGCGCAACACCATGAAATACGAGCATTCCACCAAAAAACTGGATTTCCTGCTGCATCTGGGCGCTTCTAGTCTTGTGTGGTTTATATATTTACCCATTGTCGCCATTGTAGCGCTGCAAGTGAGCCCTATGTGGCGGTACAAGTTGCTGCTTGGCATCACCAATTCGGCGGATTGTCTGGCTTATTGCGTAATGACCGGCTTGCTGTGGCCCAATCGCTCGGGCCAGTATTTGCTGCTCGCCGGCAACAAATACACGG GCATGGACGAGCTGGACGAATTCAACGAAGCGCCACATATTGTACGTGAACGTGAACGCCGCAGAAATTCACCCGATGCCATAGTGATCGCCAATGGCGAGTTAACGCAACCGCATGCAAATGGTGGCAGCGGCATTGTGACGTCAGTGGGCACTAACAGTTTGCTTGCAACAAATGCTGTGAATGGTGAGGCATGCGTAGAGCTGCTGGATGCAGAGGATCTGGACGCGGTGCTTTTAACCGATCTGAATAAGAATAGTCATGTTGTGGCATAA